The following nucleotide sequence is from Endozoicomonas sp. GU-1.
ATGGTAAACGCTCTGATTGATGGCGAATCTCTTCAGGACATTATCAAGAAGGCTGATAGTCGACTGAAGGCCGACAGAAAGCAGCTGATGGCCAGCATGGATGAAGAGCTTTCACCTTCTCATCGCATCGTATTGACAGATATTCGGGATCACATTGATTTTCTGAGCAAGCAGCAGGATAAGCTGGAAAAACAGATTCTCAAAAGCATTGAGCCCTTGAAAGAAGCCTGGCAGATACTGCAGACGCTACCCGGAGTCAGTGAAATGAGTGCAGCAACACTGATCGCAGAAATCGGTGATGACATGAGCAAGTTCGGAGGCATGAAGGAAATCGCCTCATGGGCGGGGCTGTGTCCGGGCAACAACGAGAGTGCTGGGAAATGCAAAAGTGGTCGAACCCGAAAAGGGAACAAGATGATCAAAACGATCTTGTGCGAGGAGGCTAATGCTGCCATCAAGACCAAGAGCCAGTTCAAGGGCAAGTACCAAAGCCTGGTCATTCGCAGGGGCCATAAGCGAAGCCTGGTTGCCATAGCTCACAAGCTCATTCGTGTAATTTATACCTTACTAAAGCTACGCCAGCTTTATATTGATCCTGACACTGATTACGAGGGTTTGATGGTCAGGAAGAATGCGGCACGCTGGTTGAACAAACTGGTCGATTACGGCTACCTGGCTCAGGCTCAGAAATAAGCCTGAGTTTTATTAATACGATAGTTCCTTGTTCTGTACAGGGCGGTTCCTTGCACCTTGAGTTCAGGGATTTTCACGGCAAAGAGAATGTATGCAGAACCGAAATGGTTTCCCGAGCCAGTCAGATTCTTAATATCAGTAATTTAACCAATAGGCTATAGCATCTTACGCCCTGGCCCTGTGATGAAGGGCCGGGCCAGGATTTTTTAAGCTGTGCCCATGAACATCAAAATGTACAGGAGTTCACCGATACGAGTTTGCCAATCAGTAAAATGGCATCATCGTAGCTGAGATTGGACTGATAAATGGTGTTGTCCAGTAATACCCGATAATTATCATCGTAGTCATGCTGCCTTAACAGGCGGCAATGAGGGATTCGTTCAGCGATGTCGTTATGGAAAAACGGATACCGCCTGGCTGGGCTGGTTCTATTAACCCTGTTAGCAGTAGCCACTTTGATTCTTATGGATGTATAGCCCTCACTGGAAAGACGAAAGATTTCACTCATATTGATTTCCCTGTCATCACCCGGTTTCAGGTGAATCGTATAGGTAGTGGCATCTTCATAGCTTGGCGGCATATCCAGATACTGGGCGGCGATTGAGAGCTGCGCAATTGAACACAGTGATAGCGTCACTATAAATGTCAGTAAATGTTTCATGGGTAGCAGACCATTTATTAAATGAGATTGAATCAGCGGCCACCACAGCCGGGAATAGAATCCCGCATCACAGTTCAATTGACTTTTTATGCTGCAGCAGGAACGCCGTTAAAAAAGTAGACCATCTGGGGAGGATTTGTTTATTTGTTTCGGTTGATAGGTTTCGATTGTCAGTATAACTTGCCGTCTTGCCAGGGCAGCGGGACGAGGGACGAGCTATATTAGGGAACTTTTGTTAATCGGATATAGCCGTGAATTCGTCACTGTCTGTAAATGCCCTGACCAGGCGATCGATGAATAGAAGTGGCAAGCGACCTGCTGATTCTCCAGTTTGTTCATCCATTCGGGCTATCGCTGTTCGCAAGCATTTATCCGGTTGTGATAACGAGTCGCCCAAAAAAGACATTGATCTACCCCTGTTGGGTAAGAGGAAGGTTGATACTGCAGAGAGTAGCCTGTCTGAGAAGCTGGGTGCCATTCCTGTTATCCGGGTGGGGCTTGCCGAGAGTCCCGGTCAGGGAGACCATACAGCTGCATTCAGTATCATCGAAGGGCTGGCTCACCTTGGCTTTAAAGGCAGGGTCGAGCTGGTTCTGAAATTTAATGGGGAGGATGAATGGCAGCGGATGAAGGATAAGCTGCGGTTATTCATGCCAGAATTTAACCCCGGGAATGATGGCGTACAGACTTTGCATTATTCTGGCCTGGTGTGTGAGTGTATTCCTTTTAAACAGTTGGCGGATCATTGCGCTATTAACCAAAGACCTTTGGTGCAACCCCTTGGTTTCTGGGCTATGAACGGTAACCGCTCATGGTTGGTGTCAAAAGTGGCGATTGTTATTCCGCCCTTCAAATGGAGCAACACGACGCCCAGAATCGAGCGGTGCAATGGCATGCATCAGAACCTGGACCTTCCGGCGCTGGCAAACTATCAGACCGCTTATTTACTGCAAAAACCGGATATCCCGGCGCTAATGAAGGGCGACTCAAGAGCCGCCAGCCTGACAAAAATCCTGAGAGAAACGGAAGCCGGTAGAATTCATTTGCTGCCACTTTATGGTATTCACCATCATGCCCTGGAGCCTGCCCATGACGTGATTATCAGAAGATTGCTGTCAGGGGTCGTGAAAAGCCATACCTCAGAGTTGGAGAAAACGGTGGTTTTGGTATTGAGCCCACTGGCAAATCTTGAACGGCTTCGGGTATTACAAAAATCCTTGCAGGTGCCATTTTATGATTTGCAGAACAGGGAATGGGAGAACTCGGTTCATGAACCTGTCGAGCTTCTGTATTGTGGCCCGGTACCCAAACCATTATTTGAATGGATCAGCTGTGTTGATCGCCCCCTGATTCAGGAAGGGGCTAACAGCGCTACGTTTATGAATCTGCTGGGTAAGGCTTATCTGCCGTTGCGGCCAGATGGCGATACCCCGCTGCCCGAGCTGCCTGGCTCACCTCCAGCCAAACAGCAGTACACCCCTGCCATGCATAACCCTGTTGCCAGTGTTGAGCGAGCAAGAATTGAGCAGCTTGGCAGAGGCCTCACCCACGATTTGCAGGCATACAACTACTATTCTGTGGCGCTGGACCTGTGTAAAAAGCTAAGGCCATTGTTATCCCCGATAGCAACTCAGGATTTGGTGTCTGGGTTTGCAGGCATGGTTGGTGCCAATCACTTTGCTGAATCACACTTTCGTCCATCTCTCCTGGAAGCGATCACCTATAGCAGTGGGTTATTGAGCGAAAACCAGCAAGAATGGCTGTCATGCCTCTCTCTGGCCAATAGCCTGTTACCCGGGGCGATTCCTGAAGCCCTTAAGGTAAAACTCATAGGGTGTGGCAAAGCGTTACGGAGAAACCACGTGAATTTAGAAAAGCTGATTGCTTATCGTACTTCAGGTTTAAATATGCCCGATCTCAGATCGCAACTTGCCCCCCTGTCTTTCAGACGTTTTGAGGTTTGCAGGGCAACGACTGTGGAGTGTCCTGTGAGTACGGAAGATACTGGTAGCGATATAGACGTGAATGAATTGGTTGGTGATATTTGTGATAATTTTTCACTCTTGATTCCCACTTTATTTCATATCCTCAGGGCGGATTTTTCCGATGATGCTCTACTGGCATCATCGTTCAGGGATGGGGACGGTCAGCAAAGTCTGCTGGATAAAATTATTGGGCAATTGTTTTATGGGAACATGACTTATGATGCAGAGATAAGATCGCTTCTTGAGCCAAAGGCAGGCAGTCCTGATGATGACCTGGCGTTGTTTTTGCGCGGTGAGTTTGGAGGGGCTTTCTTCCAACAGGTGCGTGAACTGATGATGGAATCCAAAAATAATGCAATTTATTGCGGCCTGGCCAAGTTGACCGGAAAAGACTGGAATCTGATATTATCCGAAGGTATTTCTACAAATTCAGTCAGTTCTGATCAACGTTAGATGTTGATTTAATAAAGAGCCACTGATTGCTTTTCGTCATTTTTTTTATGTTTTCTTATAACTGCTTATGTATCAGCGGATACTTCATCATCGGGCTTCTGAACTTTAACCGCAGCGGGAAGTTTCAGAAACAAATTTTTGTATTCTTTATGCAAATGGTTGAGGAGTTTTGAACAATGATCCATAACAGTATTGCCTTGTTTGTCTTTGATATGCATCAGCGTAAAAAATGTTTCAGGACCAAGTCTCTGAATTAACAGATTACAGATTACTTCACAGGAAGATTTACAGGAAAAGAGTTTGTGCAGAGGTGTGCAGCCATCGTTGTCTTTAAGTTAAGTAACTCAACTAGTGGAAGACCATTTGCAATTAGTTGACATAGCTGCGTCATAATATACTTTTGTGCTTTTGGAAACCCACTGCCCAAAGAACGTATTGTTTTTGGGGGAGTTACCAAAAGTACGTGTAAAGGGGTTGAGTCATCATTTTTCAAACGACCTTGCAAAAATGAGAGTAGTTCATAGTTTTGATTCAGCCATTCAATGGTAAGTTCTCAGAAAGTGCTGACATAAAGCGAAATACACGTCTCTGGCCTATCCTTTTACACCATGAATTTTCCTTTTCCTGTAACCAATGCCCTGCATGACCATCCAGGCCAAAAAGTTTGGGTGAAAGTCTCATACTGAGCACAACTCCAGACTCTGGAGCATAGGTTTTACGTCCCGGAGCCAAAATACCCGAACAGGAAAGGCGACCAAACGCAGCTATGATTTTCATGCGACAAAAGAATCATCTGCGAGAGGCCGCCCTCCATGGAAGTATGTCACCCACTGACCATTCCCGCTAGTAATCACTGCCCTGCAATCGAGATGCTGCAACATCGGTTATCTCTTCTTCGCCAGTCATGCCATGAGCTCCACTGGGAGGATTACGAAAATGAACTGCATAACCTCATGGCTCTTGCAGAGCAGGAGATTCTCTCTGAAGACCTCCAAAAACTGGACGTCAATGAACCTTCTATTGAGGTCAAGGGCACTGTTTATCGCAGGGTGGCTCAAAATCATCAAACATACCAATCTGCTGCTGGCCCTGTCCGGGTAAAGTGAACCCTGTATCGATCCGGCTCAGGAAGCAAATGTATAGTCCCCCTGGAACTCCAGGCAGGGATTGTTGAAGGGTTCTGGTTACCCAGGGCAGCAAAGCAAGCGGCATGGATGGTGGCTCAGTTGCCACCAACCGAAGTTGCAAGCCTTCTTGAGTTGCAGGGAAATATGAAACCGTCGGCCAGTACTTTGGCTCGTCTTCCTGCAAAACTCAGTGAACGGTGGGAACAGTATCTTGAACCTTTTGAGTATATTCTGGCAGACAACTTTCAGGTTCCAGCCAATGCTGTGACGGTAGCGGCCTCTCTTGATGGTGTAATGCTGCCTATGAAGGACGGAAAGCGTCAGGAAAAACGGGACAAGGGAGCAGCTGAAGGCAAGCGTACCAGAGGCCCTGCGGGTTGTCAGGAAGCCAGTTGTGGGACGCTGTCGTTTTATGATGATCTGGGTAATCGTCTATCCACCATAAGGATGGGGCGAATGCCCGAGAGCAAAAAGGAGACATTGAAACAGTCCGTCAAGAATCACCTGAATAAGGTCCTTGAACAAAAGCCGGGTCTGACATTGGTGAAAGTCGCAGATGGAGCCAAAGACAACTGGACATATCTCTCCAGCGATTTACCTGAAGGTCATGAAATTATCGACTTTTACCATGCGGCAGAGCACCTGAAGAAAGCCTTTGATCTGTCGTACGGTGAAAATAGTCCAAAGGCTAAAGAGAAGTTCAAAACGTACCGGCATATTCTGAAAGAAGAAACTGGCGGAATTGATAAAGTCATCAAGGCCCTGGCTTACCAACACAAAAAACACCCGCGCCGATCCAAGCTTAAGACCGAACTGGAATACTTCAGAAAAAATAGCCCACGGATGAAGTACGTAGAGCATTTGTCAAAAAGTCTTCCCATCGGCTCCGGAGTGATTGAAGCAGCATGCAAAACACTGGTTACTCAGCGCATGAAATGTTCGGGAATGCGGTGGAGAAATCCGGGAGGCCAAGGGATTCTAACGATCAGGTCTTTAATCCAGAGCGACTGGTTTGATAAGGGCTGGCGGCTTCTGTCGGTCACCTATCGAGCCAAGATCAGCGGTCATAACGGCAATGTCATCCCATTTCCTAATAAAGTAGATCCATAGTACTTGTCAGTATGAGACTTTCACCCAATGCTTTTCCAGTAGACACCGGTACTTTCCATGACCACCAGGTCAATCTGATGTTGTTTCAGGAACTGGCACATCAGCTCCCGGTCTTTCCGGAAGGTGCCGAATTCACGGGTTAATGTTTGAATATTGCCGTCTGGCATTTCTTTGCGTATGGCAACCATGACCATCATTTTATGGACATCAATGCCTGCGCAATTTTTCACAATGGTTTGCATCGTCTATGCTCCAAACGTTCACGGAGGAACGGCAGAGCCTGACGGACTGGATCGGATCGCCATGATCTCACCTGGAGAACAGGACTGTTTGCCGTGCATTCAATGTTTCAGAAATGTAACCTTGATGGTGCCAGTTCAGAACCATGAGATAAGCGAGGGTGCGAACGATCCAGCCCGGGTCAATTTGTGTTCAGGGTCTACAAGCCACTGCAAAGATAACGACCACTGTCAGGCTCTGCACCATGATGATTGTGGCAGAGCCTAATTTTCATTGTGTGGGGTGACCGAAATGTCGGTCATGAGCATTTGTGTCTCAATAAGGAACTATTTTCCAATTTATCAGTCTGATGTTAGAGAAAACCCTTTAATTCTTACTATTTGAATAATTTACAAGGACTGATTCCATGAAACTCATCCAATTACTGTTCAGGCTATCTTCTCTGATACTTTGTACGACTTTACTGTCAGCCGGGGCTTTTGAACTTGCGGCACCTGCTTACCAAAATGATTTACCGCCCAGCTATGAGGATTCCGTGGCCCATTCCACCTATACCATCCAGCTCAAGCCCGGAGACAACAGATTCATTAGCTTCGTTGAGCTTTTCGGTCGGGGCTATTACAACCTGAGAGTCAATGTAGCCAGTGATTTGAAGCAGCCACATTGCCGTCTCTTTAAGCAGAGCAACGGTTATTACCGTGTTCAACTGGATAACATGATTTATGATTCAAACCTGCATTATGACGATGCCGTATTAGAGATTGGTAAACTCGTCTCTGTGAACGCCTGCCGATTCTGATCTCTGCGAAGATTGTAATGGTGGGAGCCATACTGCTCCCTTCACAGAGGAAGCGTAGTGGTGAACTTCATCTGTTCCATGGCAAAACTGGAGGTTACATCGGTCAATCCCTCCACGGTGTTGACCAGCGCCTTATAGAAGCAATCAAATGACTGAATATCTTTTTCAGCCAGCTCAGCCAACGAGAGAGTCGTATCCTCCTGCAACTCCCGTAATATATTGCAGTCAATTTTATCCATAATGTTTTAAATGCTGTCACTGGTTAGCAGGCCCACCACATTCTGGTCACTTTGCTGCGCTTCGGGGGAACTGAACAGACGTCGACGAATCAGGGTTTCAGCCAACAGGTCACCAATAGCCAGCAGAACCGTAGTATAGGTCGTGGGGGCTGGCTCCCGGTCTTCACGGCTCTCCACCACACTGGCATCCAGCACGATATCCGCCTGCTCAGCAACCGGCCCCGCCGGATCACCGGTAATGGCAATCACTTTGTTACCCATTTGCCGAATTGCCGGATAAAGCCGTAGCAGCTCCCCAGTCCTGCCACTGTACGACAACATGATAATAACGTCACCGGGGCCAATCATACTCAGATTGTCTTCCCAGGTTTCAGCGGCA
It contains:
- a CDS encoding KpsF/GutQ family sugar-phosphate isomerase, which produces MNLDHNLLVSDVMRNSVAGQIEALKSLETRINGSFTAALELLAECRGRTILFGMKQSGLVGQKIAATLNATGLSTHILNAAETWEDNLSMIGPGDVIIMLSYSGRTGELLRLYPAIRQMGNKVIAITGDPAGPVAEQADIVLDASVVESREDREPAPTTYTTVLLAIGDLLAETLIRRRLFSSPEAQQSDQNVVGLLTSDSI
- a CDS encoding IS110 family transposase: MYASIISCNLNPWVVNARHVKNVPGRKTDTLDSQWLAHLAHCGLVRPSFVPHPDQEQLRLLTRRRDTLVKQMANEKNRLHKILDDSGIRLGGLISDINGKSGQRMVNALIDGESLQDIIKKADSRLKADRKQLMASMDEELSPSHRIVLTDIRDHIDFLSKQQDKLEKQILKSIEPLKEAWQILQTLPGVSEMSAATLIAEIGDDMSKFGGMKEIASWAGLCPGNNESAGKCKSGRTRKGNKMIKTILCEEANAAIKTKSQFKGKYQSLVIRRGHKRSLVAIAHKLIRVIYTLLKLRQLYIDPDTDYEGLMVRKNAARWLNKLVDYGYLAQAQK
- a CDS encoding AsnC family protein, whose protein sequence is MDKIDCNILRELQEDTTLSLAELAEKDIQSFDCFYKALVNTVEGLTDVTSSFAMEQMKFTTTLPL